The sequence CTTGTGTCCAGCTGTTGATATTCTTGAAACACTGAAtgttacaatcaaatttttcgTTCTATGGTGTGTGTGTAGTTGAAGGAAAGTTAAAGAATCATTCATCAATGCACATTGGTCAGTAAAATGACTCTCAATTCACATTTACAGCCATCTTTTTCTTTGGTTAAAAAAGTGGCTGTAAAATGAAGGAAGAAAACACgtgatatgcatgttttcacATGAGGCCCCTGTCTCGTGCCCGCACATCGCCGCGTACAGTGCAattgattttggttttttaaGGTAATTTCTCAGCTTATTGTTTGTAGGTCAATAGTTTTTTAGAATGGATAGTGTAGTCAACGGTGTTTTGGGTGAaggtggtagattagtaattttTTCCCCGTGAATCTGCTTTGTTTTGAGTTTATATTATGTTCTACCTTCAGATTGGAAAAGAAATTTTGTGGATGCATATTTTGTTTTCAAGTGCAGATTTAAGAATGAATTTTGTGGGATCAGAATGCATGTAAATCTTTCAGGTCTTAATACCAACTCAATCCTCATAAGAATGATTTTCAAGTAGGGTGTAGGATATCTTGAACTTTACCTTTTGggttatggaattgaagatttaaatCATTTGTGCTTTGATCAAATAGTTTAAAAACTTGATAAACACAAGACATGAGTTATTTAAGGTATTTATGGAATTGACTAGAAGAATAAATGTATTGAGATTTTTATATCTTGTCATGCCTTCTGTATCCTTTTGCTTTTAGATGGATGATCCTGAGAAGTTGATGGTGCATGCGTTTATGACACTTGGAATTATTGAATGTGTTGGAGATTATGCTAAATGGCAAGTTAAATACTTGAATCGGAGAACTCATTTCAGATATTTGATAGTTTGTCTATTATATAAAACGGATGGTTTAGATTGTGCGAATGAGTGGCTAGGTTCAAGCCTCGTCATGGTGTATGCTAAATGGGACTTGTTACCTCTTGGTCAAAGTGGCATCACCTCTCCCGAGAGGTCATGCGTTCAATGTCCACAATTCCCCACCCCTTATTAAGCTTTGTGTGCTGAACATGGTCGAGCAACGTGTGGGAGTCCCCTACAGACGTTTCGAATGTTTTGCATTTGCTGGCACGAGTGGTAAAGTCAAGAAGCCCGAGACTGGGAAAATCACATCCTATAACTTACAGCAAACTTGAAACTCGCATGATCTGAAACTAATGTTGGAAGAGTGAGATATTATGAATAAACCAATCAGTGATCGACATTATCAACATATAGTTTAAGAACTACTTGATTGTttgatacacaaccaatagtcCTGAATTATTTTTCTTTCCTCTTGTTTATTCTGCAGTTTAGGCACTGCCAGGCTTGTGCTTCTAATTTGTCCCATCGGATAgcaagaaaatgacacatgATCTGAGTCACTAATAGGGCCAAGGTGTATTTTAAAATCAAGAGTTTGTATAATCTTCcattagattttgttattttcttttacagataatctaaaattttggaTCTTGATTAGTTTATGCATACGTGTAGAGTTTCAATTTGTCTCTGTCAATTAGGACAAACATTTCTCCATCCCTGTTATTTAAATTTGGAAGTATTttaaaagatatttttttatttttattttaaaagtatgTAGAAAATAGTATCATGATTGGTTCATTATCTTATGGCAGTACTTGAGAATTTTATTTGTTGGAAATTTGAAACCAAACTTGTAACATGAGAGTCCTAAGCCTATTCTTCCTAATCTCCCTCCTCCTCCCTGCCCTATCCGCGGTTTCTTCTGCACCTCCGAGTCCCTCCACGTCACCCAATGCCACCGATTTCATCCGCACGAGCTGCGACACCACGCGATACCCAGGGCGCTGCTACAACACTCTAGCTGGCTATTCCGACACCGTGCGTCAAGACTCAGCTTTGCTAGCCCGTGCAGCCATCTTCGTGAGCTTTTTCAAGACCAGAAGCATATCCCTCTATGTCGGAAACCTCTCCCATGAATCTGGAGACGAACCTCGTGCTTCGGCGGCCGTTCGTGACTGCTTCTCGCTTCTGAGCGATTCCGTGGATCACGTATGTGGCTCCCTCCGCCAGATGGTTGTCCTCAATGGCAGCAGCGAGGAGATGAAGTACGGGATGAGCAATGTGCAAACTAAGATGAGCGCTGCGCTGACGAATGAGGATACCTGTACCGATGGATTCGAAGAGATTGGAGATGATCCGCCGGTGAAAGCCGAGGTCTGTGGTCGGATGGTGGAAGTGACGGAGGTGACGAGCAATGCATTGGCCCTGGTGAATAATTTTGTGAAAAAGATGTGGCCTACTACAGTTTGACTCTATGTGCATGTATCATGTATTTGTGTGTGGGTGTGGGTCTTTTTTTTTTACGGAATGTATGTGTGTTTATTTATATCTATAGTTTTCTAGCTGGTGTACTTTTAtaagtttattattatttttatatagttaatagaaacatatttatataatagtttgtttttaaaatttatttaagtattttttttaaaaaaaattaaataagtttttataatatttatttgttttttcaagGGTTATGAGTTTTTTGTTTGGTGGAAAAACATTGATGAAGTCTGAAGTTTTTTTGTGTatgaaattcaatttttttacaTGTCTTGTAAAACCATTAGGCAATCAAACGTATTCTAAACAACTGAATAATTAGTTAGGTTCAAGCTGCAGCAATAATTTTCTTAACCATCAATGTATTTGTTGGATatactttttttctttttaatttcttgTTTTTTCGAATCtactgatatatatttttttgctaACAATGCTCTCGTTgctgaaatttttaattaaattttgaatgtCTTTAATTATAAAAGTTaacatttcatatttatttcaGCCGTTTTGTCTATTTTGAGAGTAAATGCAtattttttctttgtttattcatctcattgaaaatttaaatagagATCATTTTTATACGATCTTTAATTTAATGTGAGATGTGTCATCCATAATTTTTTTAGACTTCATTTTTCGATTTTATTACCTAGCCCGTAGTAGATTGATTAACACAGATATATTTACAGACttcaataattaaatgaaataatatcAATCATATTATGTATTTGTTGTTTCTTTTTATATGCAAGACGGGTTTGTGAATGTCTTTTTTGTTTTGAGCTGAATCTTTTCTACCATTAGTCATAAAAATAAGTAATGAGTAATGTTAattaataacttttttttttgtaaagatttaattacaaaattttttaaaatttactttcaaaacatatatttttatgttgcaCAGAAAGCTATAATCGGTTTATCCATATCCAatcttgtaaaaatattttcgaTAATTGAAAGATCATctcataaataattattatagttTTTAGCCTTTATGATGAAGAGAAAATAGTtaacttttaaatttcaatGTTTATATATATGGTATGAGGAGAAGTTTTAAACTGCCCAACAAATTTCTGCCCACTTCATCCccaaccactaaaacccggtgccgagtttgagtttttttttttttgatggtATGAGTGTGTTGGTGtgttctttatttattattttagataAACTTGACTTCATTTGAACTGATTCATTGCAACATCggtgtgtaatttaatttaaataaaatctgatattttctaatatataatataattatatatgagCTCATGATTGAACTATTTAGCTCATAGGTCCTTATACAAATTTTGCGAACGTCGTTGTTTTTTAGCTGAACCTTTCATATTATTAGTCACGAAAAGAAGTATGGAGTAATGCTAAtgaataatttttgtaaatatttatttataaaaaaatttaccttCAAACACGTACTTTGCAGTTATAGAAAGTTATAACCGGGTTATTTATATCCAACTCTTGTAAAAATATTCTTTCGTTAATTGCAAGATCAATTCGTAAAATAATTGTTATAGTTTTTAGCTTTATGaggaggaaaaataaattttttttttccagtttttgcatatatatgatatgtgtgtgtttgcgtgtttcttatttattattttagattaaaacttgacttcacataaatttatttatttcaatgtcgatgtgtaatttaattaatatatatattttaataacatttacatatatgatattttgttatatttttgaactcatgatataattatttagctCAATAAGTCCTTAcccaaattaaaatacataaaattttttgttgaatattaaacatgttcattccatctacaaacaaataaattactaaagtattttggtgtttcaatcttttaagaaattggataagtatttaattaatatttttgtggaaaaaatcTGTTCACTTTATATACAAGAatataaaaactaaaatattttggtatttcaatttGTTTAGAAACTGGAACCTTATCTAGTATGCACATATTTTGTCAATTTTGACattatcataataattgattttacaaaaacaTCCTCATAGAATTTATTAGATGTGTACAAACCAAGGACAAAGTTGAAAATACACAATGAAAATTTTTGACCTTGGTTCACTAAAATATTTTGACGTTTCAATCTTTTAGAAAATAGgataagtatttaattaatatttttgtggaaaaaatatGTTAACTTTAGCTACAAGAATATAAAAACTAaagtattttgatatttcaatatttttgaaaactgcAACCTTATCTAGTATGCACATATTTTGAcaattttgaccttatcataataattaattttacaaaaaatcCTCACAGAATTTATTAGATGTGTACAAACCAAAGACAAAGTTAAAAATACACAATGAAAAACTTTGATcttggttcacacttttataATTGGTATGATATAGATTGATTATAAATCTAAATAGATTAAAACAtagtaaataaaaatgcatCTTGATCATAAATCGTTTATGTTCATTTGTTATAAGGCCATCTCATAGGAGCTTTTGTGAATTCATATTTGTTGTAAGGATAAActtgatttaaaaaattataaggaTTATCCCatacatttaattcaaaaggagaaaataatttttattttttaaatttctcaTTAATTTATCTTTCTATGAAGAAAgttgaaataaatcaaactaatcaaattgTACTgcaaataaatattcgattacAAATAAAAGTATCTCATCCGAAAGCaaatcaatatattatatcatatcaCCCACACTCCACCCCACAAttttatcataataaatttGGACGTGGTAATCACAATCATTTGTTCATATCTACATTCCATTGAGTTGcagttataataataatttactaTTTATTAATAATCATGATCTAGTTAATGTGTAATATTCAATATTAACAGTTTTGTCATTTAAAAATGAGTTTAAAaactctctctctctatatatatatatatatatatatatatatataatcgaaAGTATATAAAATGAACAAATAAGACAACAAAGAGAAGTGAACAAAGTTACATTTATTTACGAAAAAGAACAACCCAAAAGTTTTCTATATGAAAAAAttctttataaaataaaaatttacattttgtGATATAATCCTCTAAATTTTAGCATATTTAATGTGCGTGTTTAAATAGAGCTACATTAGACTTGGCCAAGGGCCAGGGCCCGGGTCTAACCAGGGCCAGTGTCTAACTCGGACCCGGCCCATGGTCAACGATTCGGTTAACCGGGTGAACAAGATTGACCTGGAACCGTGACTGGATTGGCCATTAGGTGGTCTGGTTGTGGTTTACGAGTGATAAACTCGTCGAACTTTCGGTTGGGATGAGTCAACCAGCGGGTCAgcccatttttaaaaaatatattaatatattatgaaaTGTGAGGGGATGTGAttgaatataataaaaattaaatatatatattttttatataaaatgttaaaagttgaaatgttatatattttttattgaataaatgtaattttttttattgagataatgaaatatttgatagatTTTTTATAAGGTAATTGTgcaaagttttattttttaaattcattttttcaatatttatttaaaaataattttttacaaaatacAACTGTCGGACCGGACCCGGAACCGGCGGTTAATCGAATCCGGACCTAGATCAGAACCACCTGTTTCATGAACCGGACCGTAACCGGCCACGAGCAGGCCGGTTAAGGGTCGATATTTTGCTGAACCAAACCCAGCGGGTTCGACCCGGACCGTGGCCAGGTCTAAgctacataaaaaaatatataggggATAAAAAAATTGGGATCGTAAAAAACTTAATGCACCAAAAATGTAAGTgtaataaaactaaataaattattatatactaatatataatttgaaagaGCTCAAATTGAccataaaaaaaaatccttGGAACTAATATAATCTCATAATTTTGTGAGAatgataattatattttattaatcaaCCGAACAGTAAAAAAAACAAGATGAAgataaaatggaaaaaaaacacAAACCATTGATAACTTAAACTATTAAAACAAGAAAACCAACAGTGTATCAAAGATTATCTCATACATTTAATTCACAATCAGAAAGTAATTTTCATTCTAAGCTACATAATTCTATATAGGCGCTAAAATAAATTGAGATAATAAAAAAACGTAATGCAGTAAAAATGTAAatgtaataaaattaaataaattattgtggactaatatataattttaaagagCTCAAAATGACCATCAAAATAAATCCTTGGAACTAATATAATATCATAATTTTGTGAAAATGATAATTATATTCGATATTAGATCAACcgaacaataaaaaaaacaagatgaagaagaagaatggaCATGCTGATAAAAGACTTAATGACGGATACTTACGTCATCCAGCTGATGCACCTTCTTGGAAATTAGTAGATCACAAGTGGCCAAATTTTGCTGCTGATTCAAAAAATCTTAGATTGGCCATTTCAGCTGACGGGATCAATCCCCATGGTATGATGAGTTCTACATATAGTTGTTGGCCAGTTTTAATGATCACTTACAATCTTCCCCCATGGTTGTGTATGAAGAGAAAATTTATGATGCTCACAATGTTGATTTCTGGTCCCAAACAGCCAGGAAAT comes from Henckelia pumila isolate YLH828 chromosome 4, ASM3356847v2, whole genome shotgun sequence and encodes:
- the LOC140861022 gene encoding 21 kDa protein-like translates to MRVLSLFFLISLLLPALSAVSSAPPSPSTSPNATDFIRTSCDTTRYPGRCYNTLAGYSDTVRQDSALLARAAIFVSFFKTRSISLYVGNLSHESGDEPRASAAVRDCFSLLSDSVDHVCGSLRQMVVLNGSSEEMKYGMSNVQTKMSAALTNEDTCTDGFEEIGDDPPVKAEVCGRMVEVTEVTSNALALVNNFVKKMWPTTV